In one window of Amblyomma americanum isolate KBUSLIRL-KWMA chromosome 9, ASM5285725v1, whole genome shotgun sequence DNA:
- the LOC144104885 gene encoding isobutyryl-CoA dehydrogenase, mitochondrial-like: MGLFSRALRSRQFSTLLRAQFALHKCATRKASTALDATIGLSEEQIQMQKTASDFAEKEFLPYMQEWDEKEIFPVEAMRKAGELGFGGVYISDEYGGAGLSRLDASVIFEALAKGCVSTTAYITVHHMALWMIDQYGTHEQKQRWLPDLCSMEKCASYCLTEPGSGSDAASISTTAKRDGDDYILNGTKAFISGSGASEVYVVMCRTGGAGPKGISAVVVEKGTPGLSFGKKEKKLGWNSQPTRMVIFEDCRVPVSHRLGEEGQGFHIAMEGLNGGRINIASCSMGAAAASIDIVTEHMKVRKQFGKPLASFQHNQFCLARMATKLQAARLIVRNAAEAIDENRPEKVTMCCMAKLHGTEESFKITNQALQMLGGYGFIKEYPVQQYLRDLRAHLIIEGTNEVMQMVISKDILKG, from the exons CCACCATAGGACTCAGTGAAGAACAGATCCAGATGCAGAAAACCGCCTCCGACTTCGCTGAAAAAGAATTTCTTCCATATATGCAAGAATGGGACGAAAAG GAGATCTTCCCTGTGGAGGCGATGCGCAAGGCGGGCGAGCTGGGCTTCGGAGGCGTGTACATATCCGACGAGTACGGAGGGGCCGGCCTTAGCAGGCTTGACGCCTCCGTCATCTTCGAAGCTCTCGCCAAGGGATGCGTCAGCACCACCGCCTACATCACAGTGCATCA CATGGCACTGTGGATGATCGACCAGTACGGGACTCACGAGCAGAAGCAGCGGTGGCTCCCCGATCTGTGCTCCATGGAAAAGTGCGCTTCGTACTGCTTGACCGAACCAG GAAGCGGCAGTGACGCTGCTTCTATCAGCACGACGGCCAAGCGGGACGGCGACGACTACATCCTCAACGGCACAAAAGCATTCATCAGCGGCTCCGGGGCCAGCGAAGTGTACGTGGTGATGTGCAGGACCGGGGGCGCCGGACCCAAGGGCATTTCTGCGGTCGTCGTcgagaagggcacaccaggactcaGCTTCGGCAAGAAGGAGAAGAAG CTCGGCTGGAACTCGCAGCCAACGCGGATGGTCATCTTCGAGGATTGCCGGGTGCCTGTGTCGCACCGCCTCGGCGAGGAAGGCCAGGGGTTCCACATCGCCATGGAGGGCCTCAACGGGGGCCGCATCAACATTG CCTCCTGTTCCATGGGAGCTGCCGCTGCAAGCATCGACATCGTCACGGAACACATGAAGGTTCGGAAGCAGTTCGGAAAGCCTCTGGCATCTTTCCAG CACAACCAGTTCTGTCTTGCCAGGATGGCGACGAAGCTCCAGGCGGCGCGCCTCATTGTGCGGAATGCTGCGGAAGCCATCGATGAGAACAGACCCGAGAAGGTCACCATGTGCTGCATGGCAAAGTTGCACGGAACAGAGGAGAGCTTCAAG ATCACCAACCAAGCCCTACAGATGCTAGGCGGATATGGCTTCATCAAGGAGTACCCGGTGCAGCAGTACCTGCGAGATCTCCGTGCCCACCTCATCATCGAAG GAACGAACGAGGTCATGCAGATGGTGATTTCCAAGGACATCCTGAAGGGGTGA